The sequence below is a genomic window from Ciceribacter thiooxidans.
CGCACCGTCCGGACGCCGTGTCGGCGGGCGATCTCGACGATCGAGGCGAGCATCGCCTCCATCTCGGCCTCCGATCCCTCGACCTCGACGATCAGCAAGGCCTCGACGTCGAGCGGATAGCCGGCATGGGCGAAGGCCTCGCAAATCTCGATTGCCGGCTTGTCCATGAACTCGATGGCAACCGGGACGATCCCCGCACCGATGACGTCGGCGACACAGGAGCCAGCGGCCTCAGCGCTGTCAAAGCCGAAGAGAACCGGACGCGCGCCTTCCGGCTTGGCGATCAGCCGCACCGTAGCTTCGGTGACGATCCCGAGCTGGCCTTCCGAACCGCAGACGACGCCGAGAAGATCGTAGCCCGCCGTATCCAGCGCCTTGCCGCCGAGTTCGACGACGGTGCCGTCGACCAGAACCAGTTTCACGCCGAGCAGGTTGTTGGTGGTGACGCCGTATTTCAGGCAATGGGCGCCGCCGGAATTCATGCCGATATTGCCGCCGATCGTGCAGGCGAGCTGTGAGCTCGGATCTGGCGCATAGAAGAAGCCGTCGGCGCCGACGGCGTCGGAGATCGAAAGATTGGTGACGCCCGCCTGAACGGTCGCGGTGCGGTTCGCATAGTCGATGTCGAGGATGCGCGACATCGCCGAAAGGCCGAGCACCACCGCATCTTCCTGCGGAATGGCACCGCCCGAAAGCGAGGTCCCCGCTCCGCGCGGAACGACCGGGATGCCGTAGCGATGGCAGTATTTCATTACCGCCGCGACCTGTGCGGTGGTTTCCGGCAATACGACGGCGAGCGGTCGCCGGCGATAGGCAAGGAAACCGTCCGTCTCGAAGGGGACGAGCTCGACCGGCTCGTGCACCAGGCGCTCGGGCGGGACCAGTTCGGCAAGGTCGTCGACGATCTCCTTGCGCCGGGCAAGGATCGCGGCATCGGGCTCAAGAAACTTGATGGCTTCCGTCATGGTCCTTCCCTCGCACGGTACGACCGGCATACACCGCCGCGCCCGCGGCTTCAACTGGTATTTTTTCTTTACCACTTTGTTCAAACGCATGCAAATGCTATGGACTTATGACAAAATTGGAAAGAATGGAGATCGCATGACCAATCTCGGGGATCTCGAGGTTTTCTCCCGCGTCATCGCCACCGGCAGCATGTCGACCGCGGCGCGGGCGCTCGGCCTGTCGCCGGCAGTGGTTTCCAAGCGTATCAAGCGGCTGGAAGACCGGCTGGGCACCCGGCTTCTGCAACGGACCACACGGCAGATCTCGCTCACCGAGGCCGGTCAGGGCTTCTACGAACGCATCGTGGCGGTGCTCGCCGGGATCGAGGATGCCGAGGCCTATGCCTCCGGCAGATCGTCGGAGGTGCGCGGCACCCTGAAAATTTCCGCGCCCACATCCTTCGGACGCCTGCACATCGCACCGCACCTCAAGGCGTTCATGGACGCCCATCCGGAGCTTGCGGTGCACCTCGTGCTCTCGGACGAATTCACCGACATCGTCGGCGGCGGCTTCGATCTGGCGATCCGCATCGCCGACCTCAGCGACTCCTCGCTGGTCGCCCGGCGGCTGGCGCCGGTGCGGCGCATCCTCTGCGCCTCGCCCGGCTACATCGCCGAGCATGGCATGCCGCAGACGATCGACGACCTGAAGCAGCACCGCTGCCTGCCGGCGCACAATTACGACGCCTGGCGGCTGGAAGGGCCGCACGGCGCACTGAACCTCCGGCCGGACGGCATGCTCGTCACCAATTCCAGCGAGGTGATCCGCGAGGCGGTCATCTCCGGCCTCGGCATCGCGCTGCGCTCCACCTGGGACGTCGGACCGGAACTGAAGGCGGGCAAACTCGCGCAGGTGCTGCCGGCCTATGAGGGCTCGCGCAACGTCTCGCTTTCGGCGGTCTATCCGAGCCGGCAGTTCCTGCCGGCCAAGGTGCGCCTCTTCATCGACTATCTCGCCGATCTCTACGGACCCGTGCCCTATTGGGAGCAATAGGCGGCCTCTACTTACCGTCTTCGGCGTGGTGTTTGCGGATGCGCCGCACGACGAGCCATACGCCGAGCACGACGAAGGGAACGGAGAGCCCGGTGATGATGCCCGAGTCGACCGGCAAAACCTCGTGGCTCACGGCCTTCACCAGATAGCCGATCAGGCCGACGACGTAGTACGAGATCGCCGCAACGGAGAGACCTTCGACCGTCTGCTGCAGGCGAAGCTGCATCTCGGCGCGGCGGTTCATGGTCGCGAGCAGGTCGGAATTCTGCCGCTCGAGCTCCACGTCGATCCAGCTGCGGACGAGGCCCGTGGCACGCGACAGCTTGCGCGAGAGATTGGCCTGTCGCTCCTCGACCGACTGGCAGGTCCGCATGGCCGGTGCCAGCCGCCGTTCGAGGAAGGAGCCGATGGTTTCGAAGCCCGGCACGGAGCTTTCGTCGAGCGTCTTGATGCGCTCGCGCACGATGCCGTCATAGGCCCGGCTTGCGCCGAAACGATAGAGGCTGAGGGCGGCGTTCGCTTCGAGTTCGGCGGCGAGCCGGGTGATCTCCCCGAGCATGGAATCCGCCTCTTCGCGCGCATGGCCCTTCATGCGCTGGGTGACGGCGGTCAGCCCGTCCTCGATGCGGCGGATATCCGGCGAGAGCGTCTGGGCGAGCGGCAGGCCGAGCATGGCGAGCGTCCGGTAGGTCTCGATGTCGAGAAGCCGCTGGACCAGAGCGCCGCGACCCGCATCGTTGAGCCCGCGGTCGATCACCAGAATGCGCGTCAATCCATCGCCGTCCTGCCGGAAGTCGGTGACGACGGTGGCCTGCCCCTTCTTCACTTCGCTGTAGCAGAGGCTCGCGGGGTCGAAACTGCCAATCGCCGTCGTCGCTTCCTTGCCTTCGGGCGGATCTCAAGGCGGATCCCGGAAATCAGCGGGCCGGGCGCGGAAAAGGCGCTGCCGAAAGGATGGGTGGTGATGTCGCCGCCGAAATTTTCCGGTGCCGGCCCTTCCCATAGCCAGGCGGAGAATTCGGTGTGCCGCTCCCAGCGCAACGTGCCCGCCCCCCATGCCATCGCGTGATGCCGCGCGGCGCGGTCGGGCGGGGAAACACCGGCGGAGCGCGACAGTTCCGCAAGCACACTGTGGTGCACGGCAGCGCCCCCGTCCATCATGAAGGCGAGTTGCAGGAGCACTCGCGACGACTTGACGAGAGGAAAGGGCCGGGCGTGAATTTCGCCAAGGGCGAGCGCCCGCTCCGGTGCGGCGGGAAATGCAAGTCTTCCGGTGTCCAAACCCAACTCCCAGTCCGAGGTTCTGCGACCAATCCGCCCCTTCTAGCAAATGTCGTGTCCGCCCGGCAGGGGGTCGTTTGCCACAGGGCCTTACATTCGTCGCACTTAGGCGACATGCGCATCGTTGTTGTTGCTGTTTTTCGAGACTGCTGCCATGAATATCGGCAACCTGCGCCGCTGCCCCGGCGCGGAATACCGACGACGAATGCCCCGTGAAGGAGGATA
It includes:
- a CDS encoding FAD-linked oxidase C-terminal domain-containing protein, yielding MTEAIKFLEPDAAILARRKEIVDDLAELVPPERLVHEPVELVPFETDGFLAYRRRPLAVVLPETTAQVAAVMKYCHRYGIPVVPRGAGTSLSGGAIPQEDAVVLGLSAMSRILDIDYANRTATVQAGVTNLSISDAVGADGFFYAPDPSSQLACTIGGNIGMNSGGAHCLKYGVTTNNLLGVKLVLVDGTVVELGGKALDTAGYDLLGVVCGSEGQLGIVTEATVRLIAKPEGARPVLFGFDSAEAAGSCVADVIGAGIVPVAIEFMDKPAIEICEAFAHAGYPLDVEALLIVEVEGSEAEMEAMLASIVEIARRHGVRTVRESQSALEAALIWKGRKSAFGATGRIADYICMDGTVPLGQLAYVLRKTSEIIDRYGLRVANVFHAGDGNMHPLILYNINDPEDAARAEAAGMEILKLCVDAGGCLTGEHGVGIEKRDLMRHQYSDVDLAQQMAVRAAFDPAWILNPSKVFPLEGRE
- a CDS encoding LysR family transcriptional regulator, giving the protein MTNLGDLEVFSRVIATGSMSTAARALGLSPAVVSKRIKRLEDRLGTRLLQRTTRQISLTEAGQGFYERIVAVLAGIEDAEAYASGRSSEVRGTLKISAPTSFGRLHIAPHLKAFMDAHPELAVHLVLSDEFTDIVGGGFDLAIRIADLSDSSLVARRLAPVRRILCASPGYIAEHGMPQTIDDLKQHRCLPAHNYDAWRLEGPHGALNLRPDGMLVTNSSEVIREAVISGLGIALRSTWDVGPELKAGKLAQVLPAYEGSRNVSLSAVYPSRQFLPAKVRLFIDYLADLYGPVPYWEQ